In a single window of the Helicobacter felis ATCC 49179 genome:
- a CDS encoding 5-oxoprolinase subunit B family protein, which produces MAFRYSFGGDTFLYVEVSEDGMSLEAFFLAMAICNKLRVMQIEGITEICPANASYMIAFDPDVLPYQKALEILKSLEKEVVGAQTEIQTRLIEMPVLYNDPYTHECQMRFRNNHQCREPGSTLDPNITDIEYARQINGYESVEAFIKAHSESPWFVSMIGFVAGLPWLYQLVERKAQIEVPKYPVARIDTPKLTIGHGGCFGCVYAVRGGGGYQMMGITPAPVWDPEQKLPYFKESMVFLNPGDIIKFTPCTQAEYDTYVKEVEAGTFDLKIRQTPFSLKEWKADPKSYNQQILKALA; this is translated from the coding sequence TTTAGATATAGCTTTGGAGGCGATACCTTTTTATATGTAGAGGTGAGCGAAGATGGCATGTCTTTAGAGGCGTTCTTTTTAGCCATGGCAATTTGCAACAAGCTAAGAGTTATGCAGATTGAGGGCATTACTGAGATTTGCCCGGCTAACGCCTCTTATATGATCGCCTTTGATCCGGATGTGTTGCCCTATCAAAAGGCTTTAGAAATCTTAAAATCCTTAGAAAAAGAAGTCGTGGGTGCGCAGACAGAAATCCAAACCCGCCTGATTGAAATGCCCGTTTTGTATAATGATCCTTATACCCACGAATGCCAAATGCGTTTCCGCAATAACCACCAATGCCGCGAACCGGGTTCTACTTTAGACCCAAATATTACCGACATTGAATACGCCCGCCAGATCAATGGCTATGAGAGTGTAGAGGCTTTTATCAAAGCCCATTCAGAGAGCCCTTGGTTTGTGAGCATGATAGGCTTTGTAGCCGGACTGCCGTGGTTGTATCAACTCGTGGAGCGCAAAGCCCAAATCGAAGTGCCCAAATATCCGGTGGCGCGCATTGACACGCCAAAACTTACGATCGGGCATGGGGGGTGCTTTGGGTGCGTCTATGCGGTGCGTGGAGGCGGGGGGTATCAGATGATGGGGATCACGCCCGCGCCCGTGTGGGACCCAGAGCAGAAATTGCCCTATTTTAAGGAGAGTATGGTGTTTTTAAACCCCGGGGATATTATCAAATTCACCCCCTGCACGCAAGCAGAGTATGACACTTATGTTAAAGAGGTGGAGGCAGGCACTTTTGATCTTAAAATCCGCCAAACGCCCTTTTCTTTAAAGGAATGGAAAGCCGATCCTAAAAGCTATAACCAACAAATCTTAAAGGCACTTGCATGA
- a CDS encoding 5-oxoprolinase subunit C family protein, whose product MSSVKVIKPGIATYVEDLGRYGYYHLGIPPGGALDQASFIAANILVGNDKNAAALEAALMPPELEFETETYIAVTGAHTTPLINGQEMPSNTALKVPAGGKLGFSYFKKGARAYIAIAGGIDVPVVMGSKSTYPLGGIGGFKGRKLEEGDVLQIGRPAGKPSSKSLAEEFLLHLEEVENLRVILGLQDYKLTEQSLENLFSDTFVVSTQADRLGYRFKNGQKFTYKDLPQPFGAGSNPSNIADACYPVGSMQAPGGNEPIVLQRDAPSGGGFAMYCTVISCDLDRLGQFAPNQKVQFKKVDMEEALRARKAYQDKIKRMISSLT is encoded by the coding sequence ATGAGCTCTGTTAAAGTGATTAAACCGGGTATTGCGACTTATGTAGAAGATTTAGGGCGTTATGGGTATTACCATTTAGGTATCCCTCCCGGGGGCGCGCTCGATCAGGCTTCTTTTATCGCGGCTAATATTTTAGTGGGCAATGATAAAAACGCCGCCGCCCTAGAGGCAGCCTTGATGCCACCCGAACTAGAATTTGAAACAGAAACCTATATCGCCGTTACCGGGGCGCACACCACGCCCTTAATCAATGGGCAGGAAATGCCCAGCAACACCGCCCTAAAAGTCCCTGCTGGGGGCAAGCTGGGCTTTAGTTATTTTAAAAAGGGTGCGCGCGCTTATATTGCCATCGCCGGGGGGATTGATGTGCCCGTAGTGATGGGGTCTAAATCTACCTACCCTTTAGGAGGCATTGGGGGTTTTAAAGGCAGAAAGCTAGAAGAGGGAGATGTCTTGCAAATTGGCAGACCCGCCGGCAAGCCCAGTTCTAAAAGCTTGGCAGAGGAGTTTTTATTACACTTAGAGGAAGTCGAAAACCTGCGTGTAATCTTGGGGTTGCAAGATTATAAACTCACAGAACAGAGTTTAGAAAATCTTTTTAGCGATACCTTTGTGGTTTCCACGCAGGCGGATAGATTGGGTTATCGTTTCAAAAATGGGCAGAAATTCACTTATAAAGATTTACCCCAACCCTTTGGTGCGGGCTCCAACCCTAGCAATATCGCCGATGCGTGCTACCCGGTGGGCTCTATGCAAGCTCCCGGAGGGAATGAACCCATTGTCTTGCAAAGAGACGCGCCTAGTGGAGGTGGGTTTGCGATGTATTGCACGGTGATTAGCTGTGATTTAGATCGCCTAGGGCAGTTTGCGCCCAACCAAAAGGTGCAGTTTAAAAAGGTTGATATGGAGGAGGCTTTGCGCGCCCGTAAGGCGTATCAAGACAAAATCAAAAGGATGATTTCTAGTTTGACTTAG
- the efp gene encoding elongation factor P, which translates to MAIGMSELKKNLKIEIQGVPYRIVEYQHVKPGKGAAFVRAKIKSFLDGKVIEKTFHAGDKCEEPNLMQKPMQFLYHDGASYQFMDVENYDQVALNEDQVGEASKWMLEGSQVQVLFHNDKAISVEVAQVVALKITETPPNFKGDTSSGSKKPATLETGAVVQVPFHVLEGEVIKVNTQTGEYLEKLKA; encoded by the coding sequence ATGGCTATTGGAATGAGTGAACTTAAAAAGAATCTCAAGATTGAAATTCAGGGCGTGCCTTACCGCATTGTCGAATACCAACATGTTAAGCCGGGCAAGGGTGCGGCCTTTGTGCGGGCTAAAATTAAATCTTTCCTAGATGGTAAAGTGATTGAAAAGACTTTCCATGCAGGGGATAAGTGCGAAGAGCCTAATTTAATGCAAAAACCCATGCAGTTTCTCTATCACGATGGCGCGTCTTATCAATTCATGGATGTAGAAAATTATGACCAAGTCGCCTTGAATGAGGATCAAGTGGGAGAAGCATCCAAATGGATGTTAGAGGGCTCACAGGTACAAGTTCTCTTTCACAACGACAAGGCAATTTCTGTGGAAGTTGCCCAAGTTGTGGCGCTAAAAATCACAGAAACACCCCCCAACTTCAAAGGCGACACCTCTAGTGGTAGCAAAAAACCCGCCACTTTAGAAACTGGCGCGGTGGTGCAAGTGCCCTTCCATGTGCTCGAAGGCGAGGTGATCAAGGTTAATACCCAAACCGGAGAGTATTTAGAAAAACTTAAAGCTTAA
- a CDS encoding class II fructose-bisphosphate aldolase has product MLVKGSEILNKAHKENYGVGAFNFVNVEMLRAIFEAADSAKSPLIVQASEGAIKYLGIDMVLSLVHTMSKRYPHIPVALHLDHGTTFESCKKAVDAGFTSVMIDASHHPYKENLELTKQVVDYAHSKDVSVEAELGRLMGIEDNISVDEKDAVLVNPDEAEEFVEVSKVDYLAPAIGTSHGAFKFKGEPKLDFERLVEVKKRTNIPLVLHGASSIPENVREAFLSTGGDLKGGKGVPFSFIEESIKGGINKINIDTDLRLAFIAQVRKMAQENPAEFDLRKYFNPGIEAVKAVIIERMQVLGSAGKI; this is encoded by the coding sequence ATGTTAGTCAAAGGAAGTGAAATCCTCAACAAAGCCCACAAGGAAAACTATGGCGTGGGCGCGTTTAATTTTGTGAATGTAGAGATGTTGCGCGCCATTTTCGAGGCAGCTGATAGCGCAAAATCCCCCTTAATTGTGCAAGCTAGTGAAGGGGCGATTAAGTATTTGGGTATTGACATGGTTTTAAGCCTAGTGCACACCATGTCTAAGCGTTACCCTCACATCCCCGTAGCCTTACACCTAGATCACGGAACGACTTTTGAGAGCTGTAAAAAAGCCGTAGATGCGGGCTTTACCTCTGTAATGATTGATGCCTCTCACCACCCCTACAAAGAAAATTTAGAACTCACTAAGCAAGTAGTCGATTACGCCCACTCTAAAGATGTGAGCGTAGAAGCCGAACTAGGCCGTCTGATGGGCATTGAGGATAATATCTCTGTAGATGAAAAAGACGCAGTTTTGGTCAACCCTGATGAAGCCGAAGAATTTGTCGAAGTGAGCAAGGTAGATTATTTGGCCCCTGCTATTGGAACAAGCCACGGGGCGTTTAAATTTAAAGGCGAGCCTAAGCTTGATTTTGAGCGTTTAGTGGAAGTGAAAAAACGCACAAACATCCCCTTAGTTTTGCACGGAGCTAGCTCCATCCCTGAAAATGTCCGCGAAGCCTTTTTATCCACAGGCGGGGATTTAAAAGGGGGCAAGGGCGTGCCCTTTAGCTTTATTGAGGAATCCATCAAGGGTGGGATCAACAAAATCAATATCGATACGGATTTGCGCCTAGCTTTCATCGCACAAGTGCGCAAAATGGCACAAGAAAACCCTGCTGAATTTGACCTGCGCAAGTATTTCAATCCGGGCATTGAAGCGGTAAAAGCGGTGATTATTGAGCGCATGCAGGTTTTAGGCAGCGCGGGTAAAATTTAA
- a CDS encoding peptidylprolyl isomerase — protein MVKKSVILAGLLGFGVLGATTLATVTFTGKKGGKSEVVNITESDFDVLKQRNPNFNFNNLQDKQKMVLLDQAISNLLIEREAKKENLEDSPEFKSNLASYKKQLLVEVWVKHRAEIIGKEQIPEDQLKQYYDTNKDRFVQQEAQARHILVKTEADARRIISELNKVPKTKVEHEFIKIANRDSIDPNTKNTKNGGDLGKFQKSQMTPEFSKAVFELRPGTYTKTPVKTEFGYHVVYLMHKSQPVTPTFAQAKQSIIGILKEQQFQEYVKGELEKLRKQVVVDIKPFPTSKH, from the coding sequence ATGGTTAAAAAAAGCGTGATTTTAGCGGGTTTGTTGGGTTTTGGCGTGTTGGGCGCGACAACTTTAGCCACCGTAACCTTTACAGGCAAAAAGGGGGGGAAATCAGAAGTCGTGAATATTACAGAGAGCGATTTTGATGTGCTTAAACAGAGAAATCCAAACTTCAATTTTAATAATTTGCAAGACAAACAAAAAATGGTGCTTTTAGACCAAGCCATTAGCAATCTTTTGATTGAGCGCGAAGCCAAAAAGGAGAATTTAGAAGATAGCCCAGAGTTTAAAAGCAACTTAGCGAGCTATAAAAAACAGCTTTTAGTCGAGGTTTGGGTAAAACATCGCGCTGAGATTATTGGTAAAGAACAAATCCCCGAGGATCAGCTAAAACAGTACTATGACACCAATAAAGATAGGTTTGTGCAACAAGAAGCGCAAGCGCGCCATATTCTTGTAAAAACAGAGGCCGATGCGCGCCGAATTATTTCTGAACTCAACAAAGTGCCTAAAACTAAGGTAGAACATGAGTTTATCAAAATTGCTAATCGCGACTCTATCGATCCCAACACTAAAAACACCAAAAACGGCGGGGATTTGGGCAAATTCCAAAAAAGTCAAATGACTCCTGAGTTTTCAAAAGCTGTTTTTGAACTCCGACCGGGCACCTATACAAAGACCCCTGTTAAAACCGAGTTTGGTTACCATGTGGTTTATCTTATGCACAAAAGCCAACCCGTTACTCCTACCTTTGCACAGGCCAAGCAAAGCATTATTGGCATTCTTAAAGAACAGCAATTTCAAGAATATGTCAAGGGGGAGCTAGAAAAATTGCGCAAGCAAGTTGTAGTAGACATCAAGCCTTTCCCCACATCTAAACATTAA
- a CDS encoding EI24 domain-containing protein: MKGSWRTIQESWKDFLSWKMLLVNLGPLLIGFAFWGVLLLHFGDNFVRILEGFLPTSWYRYAHSGGFTPTLFLLVFKFFVYALLGLFVLILSLIGNVLMAIFYTPIVVAYVRKKDYPNLSLEGFGDMGLCLQHFLKQLAYFCMFLLVCSPLYFIPFIGVFVSLIPHYFFFKNTLSFDIATSIFNQDHYTQVLRTHKISHHKISIAAYLFSLIPVFNFFATLLQTIVLTRYFLEVKAQEKSAH, translated from the coding sequence ATGAAAGGTTCATGGCGCACCATCCAAGAGAGTTGGAAAGATTTTTTGAGTTGGAAAATGCTACTTGTCAATTTAGGCCCCCTCCTCATTGGATTTGCATTTTGGGGGGTTTTGTTGCTCCATTTTGGAGATAACTTTGTGCGTATCTTAGAGGGCTTCCTGCCTACAAGTTGGTACCGTTACGCCCATAGCGGAGGATTTACACCTACTTTATTTTTACTGGTTTTTAAGTTTTTTGTCTATGCATTGCTGGGCTTGTTTGTATTAATTTTAAGTCTCATTGGCAATGTCTTGATGGCTATTTTCTACACCCCGATTGTGGTCGCATATGTGCGCAAGAAAGATTATCCTAATCTCTCCCTAGAGGGTTTTGGCGATATGGGACTTTGTTTGCAACACTTCCTCAAACAACTGGCTTATTTTTGTATGTTTTTACTGGTGTGTTCGCCGCTTTATTTCATTCCCTTTATCGGGGTTTTTGTTTCCTTGATCCCACATTACTTCTTTTTTAAGAACACACTCTCTTTTGACATTGCCACTTCGATCTTTAATCAAGACCACTACACCCAAGTGCTCAGAACTCATAAGATCAGCCACCATAAAATTTCCATTGCAGCCTATCTTTTTTCCCTAATCCCCGTGTTTAATTTTTTTGCCACTTTATTGCAAACCATTGTGCTTACGCGCTACTTTTTAGAAGTCAAGGCGCAGGAAAAATCAGCCCACTAA
- the crcB gene encoding fluoride efflux transporter CrcB, with protein MHFMFLWAALGGALGASLRYFVGKIAPTKLWIWQSFPVGTFSVNVIGCFVIGFAGHLALKSVLSDKMSVFFITGVLGGFTTFSSFGLDTLKLLQKQAFSEAIAYVLGTNILGLVCVALGWRLAKLVG; from the coding sequence ATGCACTTTATGTTTTTGTGGGCTGCTTTGGGCGGAGCGTTGGGGGCGAGTTTGCGTTATTTTGTAGGCAAGATTGCGCCTACCAAGTTGTGGATTTGGCAAAGTTTCCCTGTGGGCACTTTTAGTGTGAATGTGATCGGGTGCTTTGTAATCGGCTTTGCGGGGCATTTGGCCCTCAAATCCGTGCTAAGTGATAAAATGAGCGTGTTTTTTATCACGGGGGTTTTAGGGGGCTTTACAACTTTTTCTTCCTTTGGGCTAGATACTCTAAAACTCCTGCAAAAGCAGGCTTTTAGTGAAGCAATCGCCTATGTGCTAGGCACCAATATTCTAGGACTCGTGTGCGTAGCGTTGGGTTGGAGACTGGCTAAGTTAGTGGGCTGA
- a CDS encoding uroporphyrinogen-III synthase: MSSIVVVSPTPYKGDLATSLVCNEIVYLPLQCVDFTLSSSLSAPIDLKTLQALVFTSKHAPLALEHSLGSSSALAFLKTLPVFALAIKSAQVAQSLGFHVIFTGQSAHAFSFAKEIQPYLPSNALFVRAKITASNSLDHLPSLIVYENRPLVLPQECKPKPYSILIFTAPSAYHAFVANFSWEKSYQAIAIGASTFKAFDSAICAHQSPKPSLEACIALAKTLASCTKIP; the protein is encoded by the coding sequence GTGTCTTCCATTGTGGTGGTCAGTCCTACCCCCTATAAGGGGGATTTGGCCACCTCTTTGGTGTGCAATGAGATTGTCTATTTACCTTTGCAATGTGTAGATTTTACCCTTAGTTCCTCTCTGAGCGCGCCCATAGACCTAAAAACTCTCCAAGCCCTTGTTTTCACTTCTAAGCACGCCCCTCTAGCCTTAGAACATTCTCTAGGCAGTAGTTCTGCCTTAGCCTTTTTAAAAACCCTACCCGTCTTTGCATTAGCGATCAAAAGCGCGCAAGTGGCGCAATCCTTAGGTTTTCATGTGATTTTTACAGGGCAGAGTGCTCATGCCTTCAGTTTTGCTAAGGAAATCCAGCCCTATTTACCCTCCAACGCGCTCTTTGTGCGGGCTAAGATCACTGCCTCAAATAGCCTAGATCATTTGCCCTCTTTGATCGTCTATGAGAATCGACCTCTTGTATTGCCTCAAGAGTGTAAGCCAAAACCCTACTCTATTCTTATTTTCACCGCACCTAGTGCCTACCATGCCTTTGTGGCTAATTTTTCGTGGGAGAAGAGTTATCAGGCGATCGCCATTGGTGCGAGCACTTTTAAAGCTTTTGATTCTGCTATCTGTGCCCATCAAAGCCCTAAACCTAGCCTAGAAGCTTGTATTGCATTAGCCAAAACCCTCGCATCTTGTACTAAGATACCCTAA
- a CDS encoding rhodanese-like domain-containing protein: MFKSDYTHHLVDVKDVNLKDYCIIDIRDANAYRQSHLKEARHMEDIEAIKDFALAHPKEKILLQCRHGNMASHYASALHSAGADNVYFLKGNFEEFKDLGLELVEN; the protein is encoded by the coding sequence ATGTTTAAAAGCGATTACACCCATCATCTTGTGGATGTAAAGGATGTTAACCTCAAAGATTACTGCATTATCGACATTAGAGATGCCAACGCCTATCGGCAATCGCATTTAAAAGAGGCCCGCCACATGGAAGACATAGAGGCGATCAAGGATTTCGCCCTAGCCCACCCAAAAGAAAAAATTTTATTGCAGTGTCGGCATGGCAATATGGCATCACACTATGCTAGCGCATTGCACAGCGCGGGGGCAGATAATGTCTATTTTCTTAAGGGTAATTTTGAAGAATTTAAAGATTTAGGCTTAGAGTTAGTGGAAAATTAG